A region of the Pirellulales bacterium genome:
GCGCCGCGGACGACGATCTGAACCTGGCGCCGATCGACGAAGATCCGCTGATGACTGCGCCCACGCGCAAGCCAAGCCGCGGAGGGGGCAGTACGAGCAAGAAGTCGACCACCGAGCCCTCGGACAAATCAGCGAAGCGAAAGCGACGCATGTGGCGCAATGAAGTTGCGCCGGCCGCGCCGGAATTGGCCAACCAGGTCGACGATCTGCTCGGCGGCTCCGGCTCCGAATCGCAGGTAGCCACGGCCGAAGGGCGCCCAGGCAAGCGTACGCCGGTGCCGCGAGGCCCGCGCAATGCCTGGGACTCTCCGCTCTTACTGATCGGAGGCGGTTCGCTGATCGGATTACTGATCCTGCTCGCGGTCCTGCTCTTCGTCACGCGCCGGCAAACAGGTGACCAGGCTTTCGACGTCGGCGAGCAATTGTACAAGTCGGGCTCGTATTCGGCCGCGATCGGAGCGTTCGATCAGTACCTGGAAAAGTTCCCGACCCACGGCTCGGTGAGCGCAGCGCGCGTGCATCGTGGCATGTCCGAAATGCGCGCCGCCTCGCAAGGGGCACGTGACTGGACGCGGGCCCTGGCCACGGCGCAAACATCACTGAATCAGATCTCGCCCGAGTTGGAATTTTCCATCGCTCAGGCCGACCTGGCGTCGGTCCTGCCAGCGATCGCCGAAGGATTGGCCAATCAAGCCCATGAGAAGCCCTCGACCCAATTGATTGATCAATCGCGGGAAGCTTTGTCGCTTGTTGATAAGTATGTGCCCGTGACTTTGCAGCCGTCGGAAAAGTTACGTGAGGTCTTGGCGAGCCTGGCACTCACCACGCGCAATCTCGACCGCGATAACTCGCTCGACAGGGCCGTGGTCGAAATGCAGAAGGCTTCGCAAGCCGGCCAGTTATTGGATGTCTACGGCATCCGCCATAAATTGCTGCAAACGTATCCCGAGCTGGTCGAAGATAAAAAGCTGGTAGCCGCGATGGTGGCCGCCGCGGAAAACGAGCGCAATGCCGTCAAGTTCATCGCCGAGGAACGCCCGCCCGAGACCACCGATGGCAGTTCTCTGACATTGGCCTCGGTCGCGCTAACGGCAACCTCGGGCAACGCCGCCCCGATCGATGATATCGACACGGTGATGGTCCTGGACACGGGCTCGGCCTATGCCGTCGATCCTCGCACAGGACGCCCCCGTTGGCGGCGCTTCGTGGGTTACGAAACGGATCTCGTACCGCAAGTCGTGAAGACCGCGGCCGGACGCGCGGCACTCTTGTACGATGCCGTGCAGCAGTCGGTCGCTCTGATCGATGGAGGCACGGGCAAGCTGCGCTGGCGACAGCCGCTCGACGACGGTCCCCCCGCGCCGCCGATCGTGGTGCGTGATCGCGTGCTGGTGGGAGGAAGTTCCGGGAAGCTGCGCGTGATCGACCTGGAGAGCGGTCAATTGCGCGGCTTCGTACAGATTCCTCAGCCGCTGCGTGTGGCGCCGGTCGTCGAACCGCGCGAGCGTATGTATTACCAGGTGGCCGCACAGGCAAACATGTACGTCCTAACGGCCGAGAGTGGCGAATGCCGCGAGGTCGTCTATCTGGGCCATGAGTTGGAGAGTATTGCCGCTCCGCCGATCTTGGTGGGCCGGTACTTGATCCTGGCCATCAATAGCGGCATCGAGGATTCCGTGCTGCGCATTCTGCTGGCGGACGAAGAGGGGCTGAATATCAAGCAAGTCGAGCAGGTATCATTACGCGGCCACGTCTACTCGCCCCCGGTCGTCAGCAACCGGGCGTTGATTGTCGGCACCGATCGTGGCGGATTGTATTCGTTCGAGTTGGGGCCGCCGGACGGGGCTCGTATTCTGACGAAGCTGGCCGAGAAGCCGACGGACAGCAAGCAGCCGATCATCCCTTTCCTGGCGGCCCGCGGTTCCGAGCTATGGCTGGCCGGCTATGGGTTGACGCGTTACGACGTGCAGGCTTCGCGCGGGGCGCTTGCGCCGAAGTGGATCAACGATGACACGGCTGTTGTTCTGCAACCGCCTACGATCGTCGGTCCGTCGGTCGTTTATGCGGCGCGCAGCCAGACGACGCCGGGGGCCGCGGCCTATGGCATTAACGGCGCCGATGGCAATCGTTTTTGGGAAACTCGTCTAGGCGTTCCGCTGGCTGCACCGCCGATCGTCGCT
Encoded here:
- a CDS encoding PQQ-binding-like beta-propeller repeat protein; protein product: MTSQSLLETLERSGLIADDVLAALRRQAAAAGSKLDAAAIVRQLIEQGHLTKAQGDRLIGTPPARPIHATVEVEPDEELELLDDDQATQTGFSGQAGRMPDELEVLPDDEDDLLPPPPPPAPKKSPAPAPAPLKPAAPISISRKETRAADDDLNLAPIDEDPLMTAPTRKPSRGGGSTSKKSTTEPSDKSAKRKRRMWRNEVAPAAPELANQVDDLLGGSGSESQVATAEGRPGKRTPVPRGPRNAWDSPLLLIGGGSLIGLLILLAVLLFVTRRQTGDQAFDVGEQLYKSGSYSAAIGAFDQYLEKFPTHGSVSAARVHRGMSEMRAASQGARDWTRALATAQTSLNQISPELEFSIAQADLASVLPAIAEGLANQAHEKPSTQLIDQSREALSLVDKYVPVTLQPSEKLREVLASLALTTRNLDRDNSLDRAVVEMQKASQAGQLLDVYGIRHKLLQTYPELVEDKKLVAAMVAAAENERNAVKFIAEERPPETTDGSSLTLASVALTATSGNAAPIDDIDTVMVLDTGSAYAVDPRTGRPRWRRFVGYETDLVPQVVKTAAGRAALLYDAVQQSVALIDGGTGKLRWRQPLDDGPPAPPIVVRDRVLVGGSSGKLRVIDLESGQLRGFVQIPQPLRVAPVVEPRERMYYQVAAQANMYVLTAESGECREVVYLGHELESIAAPPILVGRYLILAINSGIEDSVLRILLADEEGLNIKQVEQVSLRGHVYSPPVVSNRALIVGTDRGGLYSFELGPPDGARILTKLAEKPTDSKQPIIPFLAARGSELWLAGYGLTRYDVQASRGALAPKWINDDTAVVLQPPTIVGPSVVYAARSQTTPGAAAYGINGADGNRFWETRLGVPLAAPPIVATDANKALAMTAAGALFEVPAAGMASRKLLDSPAAATGERLFLEPDQPLVQLQDGRCVFTPARANASAGIEELLVYDPQASSEKLRRRKLTDVAATQPASYAGGVLVATKIGQVSVIDPDTGHSLLAPFQPIVETGRDVNWTPPTVYGDGQVLISDGGTKLYRLATVAAPRPHLEAAATVELTAPLLTAAAVAGDFAYVVDVGHHLSAYGLPDLRPGDDWALDARAIWGPKKVGENVWVATLSGQLTCVDGAGKMVWQVTLGPGNIVGSPLESRGAIVACSNLGTIYRVAPDTGKILSQADYGQPFALGPIRWHDRLLCAGSDGTLHIVAEPK